Within the Medicago truncatula cultivar Jemalong A17 chromosome 4, MtrunA17r5.0-ANR, whole genome shotgun sequence genome, the region CATAGGCTAATACCGACTCATCATATTTTTAGCCTAGTTTATCTTCTATGATAATTTTCTAATCTTAAGAGTACTTTTATCTCCTAGGATTAGTTTTATACtacttatatttatttaatatttagtaTCAGGACTCATGTATCCCTATAATTAGAATTAGTTCAATATCCAGTTATTATCCATAATTTGAAACTCTTAATATTTATCTCATCCTTTTTATCTAAAGCTAACAACTTCGATACAAaccataaaaaatgatttttctctgAAATAATAATCTATAACAGATTGATTCTTTGACATATTGGGCAAACGTATTAAATTTTCGATTTTCTTAcatgcatgttttatgttattatatcaTAGACAATTGCTCTCTAATCACAATAGGATCCATTTTTCAGACATCTGATCCCGCGGCTGTTGCTCAAGGTCAGGAGAGGATGAGTAAGCTATTCAAAGAGTAAGCTATTTCATGGTTTCTTTAATGCATAACGGCTAATAGTCATGTTTGATCTCAGAGTTTAGTGTAATTACTGCGTTTGGTGATACAATGTATCAGCGAATTAATCTTTGTGGTGACTTGTGATGGTCATAACTTAAAATCATAACATTCAATGTTCAGTGTcgctatttttgttttgaaacacCAATtaatgttagtaattagttgttacACTAGTATTTTATCCTTCACCAGATTTGAACCCGGGTCCTCCAACTCCTTTAACCAGCTCAAACTAGTTGCCCTACCCAATACCCCCGTTCTGTGTGTCACTACTATTTTTGCCTCATTTTGATTCTGCTGTTTTTATTAAATTGAAAATGGTTCTTCTGTAAACACTAAAATGAATTAGATGTTTTGGTATTTCTTTTGGCTAGATGTGTATAATCACTATAGTCGATTGAAGATTTGTTATGATTAATACTGaagatatatgatatattgGTCTGTGGCTGTACGGAACCTTTATTTTAAGTAAATCAAACTTCATGGATCTTTTGTTTCACTAGATGTCATTATCTCTTGTTGGTTTGATTAATGCAGATATGGTGTGACTCCTTTTACGCCATTGAAGGGACTCTTTATTCAAGGTCCTGTCTTCATTAGTTTCTTTCTTGCGGTAAGCTGACTTTTGCCCCAATATTCCCCCTACTTGTAGGAGTCTGAGGAGCCTTTATATTGTCTCTActcattcacaatttcattttcttttctttgattgCAGATAACAAACATGGCTGAAAAAATGCCATCATTCAAGCACGGTGGAGCTTTCTGGTTTACTGATCTCACAACTCCTGATGCCTTGTACATTTTTCCAGTTTTGACTGCTTTGTCATTCTTAATAGTAGTAGAGGTAAGGACCTCGTTTTCagaaaaagtgtttttttccAACTATATTTCTAGTTTGTCCTTCACAGTTCTCGTCTGAAAGTTTATTTGGTCttacattttgtttttgaattgtcttttatttattgttcgCTAAAACCAGCCACTTCATTTGACAAGAAAACAGTTTAAAATTGAGATGACAAGAGTGgtattataaatatatgttatatttgATTTCCAATTAAgatcaatttgattttatgttGTTCTTCAGACTAATATGCAAGAAGGTATGGAAGGAAATCCTATGGGTAACACCATGAAAAAATTCTCGAGGGTTCTTGCTCTTCTTTCAGTTCCTTTCACTCTGAGTTTTCCAAAGGTAAACTTTCCTAGCCGGGCCTTCTGTTTGGAAGGAACAACTTCCCGTTGCTACCATCTGTATAtgcatttgattattattttttgtacaaaCTTAGGTAGAAACAGTAGTTTTGTCTTTGATAGTTTCAGTAAAGGTAGGCATATGCTCTATAGTTGGCTTATCTccaaataataactttttgtcTTGAAATGACTTGTAAGATGGTAAGCTCTTTGAGGCTACATGATTTGACTAGCAACTTTGTAAGTATTAACGgcatcaataaataaaaaatcagctCTGGCATTAGATAGCATGCATCCTAAGCACGGTATAGTGTATACTTTACGCATGCAAACTAGATTAGGTATGTAAAGCTGAAAATATTGTATGTGTTTACCTCTACTGACCTAGCATCAAGGTGATATCATAATTAAGCTGGGTCTGTTTATGAAACTGGAGAAAACGAGCATAACATCAATTCCCTTTACATAAGTTTACACATGCCTCATTGCCTCCACTTAACTCAAATCCCCCTTACTACACCCCTTCCTTACCTAAAATAACCTTAGGTCTTAGATCATCTGcgtgtatattattattattaaaagataTTAGGAGAAAGCTAATAAGTTCCCTTAAGGCATTAATTAAGGAATCAAAAGAGGTAAGTctatatagaaaaatgatgatgtattttttataaCGACAAGTTTTTAAATTGtatttccaagaaaaactttcattttatgaattctttaaccaatgcccttagggcactcATTAGTTAGACccttattgttattattatcttCAGTTTTAAGTGTCTCTAACTTTGACAACTACCTGTTTAACTTGATTGCCTCCTCCCTCCCCCTCTCCGTACTTGGTGTTCTGTTGTTGTGTTTGTGGGTAGATTAAGTCAATACAGAATAATTTTCTTGGTTTATATAAGGGgtcaacccttttttttttggtggcgGTGGGGTTCAATCTTGGATCCCCAAAGAGATCAGAAAGTCTCATTGGAGCTACTGGCTTTGCTGCTTCATCTCAAACACATTTTTTCAATATCTACGAGGATTTCTTTTCCTCCTCTGCACTTCTGATCATAATAATCAGAAATGAAGTTATTcagtatttatttttgaatgacaTAAGTTAGTGCTAAGTTGTGGGTGGGGCTAGAACCTTCAACCTCCTTATTACTACACTCCTTAACTCCTCCACACCAATCAGCAAGTAAACTTTTATCCCCCCTTCAATTTTATAAACGAGTTGGGAAACCTGGAGAATAGTATCTATTGACTAGTAACACAATGACATTCTACTCCACTCATGAAACTTAGGAAATTTCTATACATATAGATTATTGATTATCCATTTTCATTGCAGATGTCATTAcacattataaattaaattgtaCTGTAAAGAATTTAACGGCGTTTCGTTAATTTGAGAGAGAAGAATGCTGGGCTAATTTATATTAACCACTGCTGCTTTTATTTGTCAGTCTATGTAGTTTGAACTTGTGTTTATGTGTAATTTTGCAGGCAATTTTTTGTTACTGGATTACatcaaatttgttttcattGACGTATGGAATGGGTAAGGAAAcaaatgaatttgtttttatctGCACTATCCCAatgtcattatttttcatttcagtagacgtaaattttgatttattttcatcaAACACATTGCGTAGGGCCTTGGTTGTGCCATTCGTGATGGCTTCGAGCATTATAGATTGTACTCCCTACGTTCCTAAATACATGTCGCAATTTGACCCTCTGCACTATTAACATAACCTACTatgaccacattttttttacttataaataaaattaatagtatATAAGATGCTGTTTGATTTAGctcaatgaatattttcaaaatatcaacttttaataatttttattatagattATTAAAGATTTTAAAGACCAAAGGTGTGCATTAGCATGTGTGAAGTGATCAATTGCGACATGTATTTAGGAACAGAGGTAGTATCGGGCAACTAATTGGAGAATCCATTGTTCCAGATCTGTCTAAGACAAACTTGCATACAAACTAACAGTTTTGTTTTAATCATATAAATGAAATATAGTGCACCTCACAATTATTAACTGGCTGTCTGACTACTGTTACTAAGTAATCACAACCTATATTGGAAATGCAATTGTTTTATAAACTTAGCCAAGATTTCATTGTTCCAATCTGTATTTTATTCTATCCAAAAACACAATGTACAATTCAAGTTTTTTGTTCTCTCAACCTTAGGACAAGCATTTCTGTCCACTCCTTGAGTCATTACGTATTTTATCTCTTTAGTATAATATTCTGTTCGACGATATTCTCACGGTCAGTTAGTAATGTGGCCTAAATATTGTTGATGCCATTGTCATTGGTGGGATGAAGTTGTGTATAAAAAAGACTGAAGTTCCATTATACTTATGCAAAGATAAGCATTGTCATTTGTTGCGCCACAGAATTTCAACCTAAACTTAGTCCTGCAATCATAGATAATGGCATCAAAACTTTATGGATGTCAATTTTTTTGGAGGACCGAATTGACGCCATGTTCTATGATTGGGAGGACTAGATTGACAATCGTTTTAGGTGGACAAATATCCCTTGTACTGCGTTCTCTCAGGGTGCTTGTTCCCTCTCGTTCCTTTGTATTGCAAGTCTTTATGAAATCTTCTGGGGATTGAACTGGGTCACTCTGAAAAAAATGATAGGAAATACTTTAATGAAAGGAAATCATTGGTTTGGTGAGACCTAAATGGAAGACGTGTTTCATGTATGACTAAGTTTCTTATAATTTATGCACTAAATGGATGTGGGTTTCTATTTTAAACTGACATCAGCAAACTcttgtattttgattttcttgattttttctgATCTATGTTCTTTTATTTCCAATTTTGCAGTGCTTAGAACTCCTGGTGTAAAGAAAACTTTGGGTATTCCTGATTTACCTCCTGCAGAACCCACCAGTTCTCGGCAATCTCCCTTCTCTATATTTCCAGCACTAAAACAACGAAAAGATCAAAGCTCGTTGCCAATTGAATcaccaaaacaaataaaaaatcaaagctcaTTGCCAGTTGAAACACCAAAACAACCAAACAAAAAGATATCTTCTATTAGTCAAAGGATTAGAAgcttagaaaaacatgttaaagGAAGAAAGATAAGCAAGAAATGATTACATTTACTAGTTCCTTAATTACACCATATGTTACACCATTAAGCATATGGTGCAACTATGCTTAGattttttctcatgttgtattgTTATCCTCTGATGGAGGGGAAATTAGAAATCTATTTAAGATAGGGAGGGGTAaagggaatatttttttttcaaagcttGTGATCGATTTTGCCGAGGAAGCTAAAGCTTTTTGTTAACatgtgttttatatttatttattcaagtaTATACGGTCAAAATACATGAATGATTTAAACCCTGGGAGACAAagcaaaattatttttgtatactGAACATTTTAATGATATAGATTCCTATATAGCATCATTCTCGTATTATTATTATCGAATTACTTATTCTGGTATTATATGTTTTTACAGTCCTGCAATTTGGTAAGCAATAATTTTATCATgttacactttctttttttttatagagaactGATGTTGAATAGAGTTTTTGGCAGGAATAACGAAGTATGTATGACTTAAAAGAGACTAGTTCATTTAAATGTTTGTTGCAGCAACAAACAAcattttgcatgtttttgagATTGCATATTGTCCTTGcaatatatgaatttttgttttgggtttCAATTTGATAGTCATAGACAACAAAGTAAGAGAAGAACATGAAAAATGTATACAGCAGAAAGCAAGGGATTTAAGGAATCCTTGCAAGAAGGAAGGAAAGAATCTATGAGGCACAACATTGCTGATGCTAAACTTTATTTAGGCTTTGCTGAAATTACGTATATTTCGCACTatctttcattgttgtttcccaTTTAGACTAATGTtttgatgatgaaaaatgcCGGTTGTTACGAAGCTTTTTTATTCACAAGTATTGAACAATTGTCTTGcagaaaaatgacaaaaaattattttcatcatttatCCAAACGAATCATTCATAGCTAACATTTTATCTTCTCTATAACAACGACTCATTTCAACAATCTCTCATTATCATATTACCAAGTTAAAAGGAAtacatattttgaaaaataaaaataaaaaatattttcacaaataaacaGACTATTTAATGAAGCAATTGTATATAGGTTTGCcaaaattacatatatttcgtgccattttttttgttcttttgttgttGACAAATTACCATCTTTTATTGTCATCTATTATTGAGATCAGCGTTTTCATTTCTTTTGACTGGTACAAAGAGAACAAGGTAATAAAGCTAACATAAAACAAATGGGAACCCGTTAATTACTTCAATAAATACAGAATATATAGTGTA harbors:
- the LOC25493208 gene encoding mitochondrial inner membrane protein OXA1, whose protein sequence is MAYRRCLLQRGKLIDRRSHPSFTYLLHTDDETKPDEKRSSTGFSNNSTQSRSFRTSLNGGSIGFFSSSQHKHLSPFAGYNYCRNMSIMDQSSDKITVITDVADVTSQAATGVSEVAIAAADSYLPVQALQYVIDAVHLYTGLDWWAAIALTTLVIRTATVPLLVNQLKATSKLTLMRPRLEQIKEEMDGKTSDPAAVAQGQERMSKLFKEYGVTPFTPLKGLFIQGPVFISFFLAITNMAEKMPSFKHGGAFWFTDLTTPDALYIFPVLTALSFLIVVETNMQEGMEGNPMGNTMKKFSRVLALLSVPFTLSFPKAIFCYWITSNLFSLTYGMVLRTPGVKKTLGIPDLPPAEPTSSRQSPFSIFPALKQRKDQSSLPIESPKQIKNQSSLPVETPKQPNKKISSISQRIRSLEKHVKGRKISKK